Proteins from one Methanobrevibacter millerae genomic window:
- a CDS encoding Ig-like domain-containing protein, with translation MSLSAVAASDDSQSIAIDENSDIQVPDTLLSSASDDLISADAGENSAGIYGASENSANDISSDEKQNATMDISVEKDVINAGENTTITVQLPENATGIVSIGLHFVNVTEGGVASYNYTSKSVGNHTITVIYYGNEIYKMATSSLNITVLDASPKENVTMDITASPDEIVAGENSTITVQLPDDATGIVSIGLRFINVTEGG, from the coding sequence GCTAGTGATGATAGTCAATCAATAGCTATTGATGAAAATTCTGATATTCAAGTACCGGATACGCTTTTATCAAGTGCTTCCGATGATTTAATAAGCGCTGATGCTGGTGAAAATAGCGCCGGCATTTATGGTGCAAGTGAAAATTCAGCAAATGATATAAGTTCTGATGAAAAACAAAATGCCACAATGGACATTTCCGTTGAAAAAGATGTTATTAATGCAGGTGAAAACACTACCATTACTGTACAATTGCCTGAAAATGCTACTGGTATTGTAAGTATTGGTCTTCATTTTGTAAATGTAACCGAAGGCGGTGTTGCTTCTTATAATTATACCAGTAAATCCGTCGGTAACCACACTATTACCGTGATTTACTATGGAAATGAAATATATAAAATGGCAACGTCTTCTTTAAACATTACTGTTTTGGATGCTTCTCCTAAAGAAAACGTAACAATGGACATTACAGCTTCTCCTGATGAAATCGTTGCAGGTGAAAACTCCACCATTACTGTACAGTTGCCTGATGATGCTACAGGTATTGTCAGCATTGGTCTTAGGTTTATTAATGTAACTGAAGGCGGTG